A single genomic interval of Octopus bimaculoides isolate UCB-OBI-ISO-001 chromosome 22, ASM119413v2, whole genome shotgun sequence harbors:
- the LOC106867313 gene encoding cAMP-dependent protein kinase type II regulatory subunit, with protein MSFEIPEGLGDMLRDFTVAVLRERPADIYDFAIDYFTRVRENRKPKTVPMYIMVDEGEAGEPEPSSMKPKTNFSNRAARRHSVSAEKYDPEADDDDEKVVHPKTDEQRRRLTEAVSGILIFRSLDSDQMQEVLDAMFGKKVSAGEEVISQGDDGDNFYVIDSGIYDVFVETNGTTRKVHQFVDTGSFGELALLYNKPRSATVTVVSEGGMLWAMDRNSFRRIVLKRACNKRKMYEDFLENVPILKSLDQYERMSLADALVSQNYSDQTQIIKQGDGADGMYFVERGEIRVTICHKPDDPEGEVEEVGRLCKGSYFGELALIENKPRSANVYAVGDIQVAFLQRDSFERLLGSCLDIMKRNSELYKQYTEQTK; from the coding sequence ATGAGCTTTGAAATCCCGGAGGGTCTTGGTGATATGCTGAGAGATTTCACTGTAGCAGTTCTACGAGAGAGGCCGGCTGACATCTACGACTTCGCAATAGACTATTTCACGAGGGTGCGAGAAAATCGGAAGCCTAAGACGGTCCCCATGTACATCATGGTGGATGAGGGCGAAGCTGGAGAACCAGAACCATCATCGATGAAACCTAAAACCAATTTCTCGAATCGAGCTGCACGTCGACATTCTGTTTCAGCCGAAAAGTATGACCCCGaagctgatgacgatgatgagaaaGTCGTCCACCCGAAAACGGACGAACAACGTCGACGTCTGACAGAAGCTGTTAGCGGCATTTTAATATTCCGATCTTTAGATTCCGACCAAATGCAGGAAGTTCTTGATGCAATGTTCGGGAAAAAGGTGAGTGCTGGGGAAGAAGTGATCTCCCAAGGAGATGATGGAGATAATTTTTATGTGATAGACAGCGGAATTTACGATGTATTTGTGGAAACTAACGGAACTACCAGGAAAGTCCACCAGTTCGTAGATACGGGCAGTTTCGGTGAGTTAGCACTTTTGTATAACAAGCCGCGATCGGCGACCGTTACTGTTGTGTCGGAAGGGGGCATGTTATGGGCGATGGACCGAAATTCATTTCGGCGAATCGTTCTGAAAAGAGCTTGCAATAAACGCAAAATGTACGAGGATTTCCTGGAAAATGTACCCATTTTGAAATCGCTCGACCAGTACGAAAGAATGAGTTTGGCCGATGCACTGGTCTCGCAAAACTACTCGGACCAAACCCAGATCATCAAGCAGGGTGACGGAGCTGACGGTATGTATTTTGTGGAAAGGGGTGAGATAAGGGTCACCATTTGCCATAAACCAGACGACCCAGAAGGAGAAGTAGAGGAGGTGGGTCGATTGTGCAAAGGATCGTATTTCGGAGAACTGGCTCTTATAGAAAATAAACCACGGTCAGCCAACGTATACGCAGTGGGTGACATACAGGTGGCATTTTTACAAAGAGACTCTTTTGAACGGTTGTTAGGGTCGTGTTTggatatcatgaaaagaaatagCGAACTTTATAAACAGTACACGGAACAGACGAAGTGA